One Bombus fervidus isolate BK054 chromosome 2, iyBomFerv1, whole genome shotgun sequence DNA segment encodes these proteins:
- the Rich gene encoding guanine nucleotide exchange factor subunit Rich — protein MFFPIGWPRVLNTIEPEKITAVVCNRDKILFAVLTTDTLTIWYCKPCVPIVFIRRTTDSLKKHGDNILVQWRPDSSMVVIATSDSYLLFYRLQDTSPEGRGLYEQRDSPVTSLKRDSAELFIKEVIPSLVLTFEKSAWIDGGISSLVCIRDELMVATKTSHVIRHKWDGTVNRDYSLDLRRIPFSVDQQISTIAIPLTEDNVFVTDIEYSPLVGGFAIVLNTGKAAFLTAQSLKFDPNQVQGIWARDVDDATCAAVNHKYRLIAIGRQNSEGVVYYVDETTGSLEMSHTLSLSSKDYPGRPGRVRCLRWTPDSCAIALAWEGGGLAIWSTFGALLLCSLKWDYGLRVDLTHDNPLHIHTMEWSAEGYQLWMLRESPTPSLIEENGIEEANLKCSLIQLDFVKSPLTINPCMGHHGHLYLQGEDRLYLNLGGGVSTNISTFHIGSEIPNDSITQTLAGCKQWLVVPIPIAYSGANWPIRYTAIDNEGMSIAVAGRTGLAHYSLPSRKWKLFGNETQERDFIVTGGLLWHRGFLIASSYSILDDKDEVRIYPRDTRLDNNYVRTVRMPSQVLLLNTLKDRLLTFCANAQISIYDMVIESNSDAGSIELTRLQTVDISGLCVHPACVVSATLTTIRAETAGSHPHPESLLLNVSGRLLMVQREHCTDTPEVLFTCSAPTVLASYVENVWVPWRSRRDKPHLTEALWLFCGAHGMRVWLPLFPRNHQEKTHTFMSKRIMLPFHLRIYPLAILFEDAILLGAENDTVLFTSDTNSPFSLPFSLLELTSQVYLHQILRQLIHRNLGYHAWEIARSCSGLPYFPHSLELLLHEVLEEEATSKEPIPDAQLPSVVEFIREFPGVWARAVVQCARKTEIALWPYLFSVAGPPKKLLQDCLQRQQLDTAASYLIILQNLEPSTVSRQHATLLLDAALEQGRWELSKDLVRFLRAIDPNDVESPRTSWGGTSKLGGPPQTPPLSPHEDDLSLVLGTMQVSRSRSYSTTVTPKVQSDSVAKDIAPSSMLEKTRNVVMRRKKSVPTSTPKTEKADSKEGSAEEFFIDVILQRHARRLLSAKRLADLGRFAARLDFHLVTWFARERDRAAKIDDYVVTLKAVHEDFSFAYPVLSLPTLQKFRRSSLTSLRSIRSVSLESPEDEQPLNSSFVVDLPDSGYTSLPSGRPPYTTLISPVASLETQFPATETKLTANMLHDANSVLSDSSTIWRDDTESIVGTGVGTVCWVSADPVEQTEVHNASLCAPISRAEVQLRYLLQLFLEGGCLGWAAVLATVLRDAPAMARTIRAAHAPMQTFDSVINLRDGLLTLTKWSHSECLGYKPFMSGIQGQISLLNRLIVTKQQQEQEQIPESPSPSPAPSASSNQRGTLSRSRHSSISHTSATAPLDEDRSHELSLKVEDVNFRGSYSNLNNMENATSQSTCVIS, from the exons ATGTTTTTTCCTATTGGATGGCCACGGGTTCTAAATACTATAGAACCAGAAAAAATAACTGCGGTTGTTTGCAATAGGgataaaatactttttgcTGTCTTAACGACGGATACTCTTACCATCTGGTATTGTAAG cCATGTGTGCCCATTGTGTTTATCAGACGAACTACAGATTCTTTAAAGAAACACGGTGACAATATTTTGGTACAATGGAGGCCAGACTCCAGTATGGTGGTTATTGCG ACATCAGACagttatcttttattttatcgtttgcAAGATACCAGTCCAGAGGGAAGGGGTCTCTACGAACAAAGAGACTCTCCAGTTACAAGCTTAAAAAGGGATAGTGCTGaactttttattaaagaaGTTATCCCTTCCTTAGTTTTGACATTT gAAAAATCAGCTTGGATAGATGGTGGAATCAGTTCTTTAGTTTGCATACGTGATGAGCTTATGGTAGCTACAAAAACAAGTcatgtaatacgtcataagtgGGATGGTACAGTAAATCGAGATTATTCTCTTGACCTAAGAAGAATACCATTTAGTGTAGATCAACAAATATCTACTATAGCTATACCACTTACTGAGGACAATGTGTTTGTCACCGATATTGAATATTCTCCTTTAGTTGGTGGATTTGCAATTGTATTAAATACTGGCAAAGCAGCATTTCTCACAGCACAGTCATTGAAATTTGATCCTAAT caAGTACAAGGAATTTGGGCTAGGGATGTTGACGATGCTACCTGTGCAGCTGTAAATCATAAATATCGTCTTATTGCAATTGGAAGGCAAAA ttcTGAAGGTGTAGTGTACTATGTTGACGAAACCACAGGAAGTTTAGAAATGTCACATACATTAAGTTTATCCTCAAAAGATTACCCAGGAAGACCAGGCCGTGTAAGATGTTTAAGGTGGACTCCTGATAGTTGTGCCATTGCACTAGCTTGGGAAGGTGGTGGCCTAGCAATATGGAGTACATTTGGAGCTCTGCTACTTTGTAGTTTAAAATGGGATTATGGTTTAAGAGTAGACTTAACACATGATAATCCTTTACATATCCACACAATG gaaTGGTCTGCCGAAGGCTATCAGCTTTGGATGTTAAGAGAGTCTCCAACTCCTTCTTTGATTGAAGAAAATGGAATTGAGGAAGCTAATTTAAAATGTTCTTTAATACAGTTAGATTTTGTAAAAAGTCCTCTAACTATTAATCCTTGTATG ggTCATCACGGACATTTGTATTTACAAGGCGAAGatagattatatttaaatcttgGTGGTGGAGTTTCcacaaatatttcaacttttcaTATCGGTAGTGAAATTCCTAATGATTCCATAACACAGACACTTGCAGGTTGTAAGCAATGGCTAGTTGTTCCTATTCCTATTGCATACAGTGGTGCCAATTGGCCAATAAGG TATACTGCTATTGATAATGAAGGTATGAGTATAGCTGTAGCTGGACGCACAGGGCTAGCTCATTATTCTTTACCTTCACGTAAATGGAAACTTTTTGGTAATGAAACACAAGAGCGAGATTTTATTGTAACCGGAGGGTTATTATGGCATCGAGGTTTCTTGATAGCCAGTAGTTATTCAATATTAGATGATAAAGACGAAGTTAGAATATATCCACGTGATACACGTTTGGATAATAATTACGTTAGAACTGTTAGAATGCCATCACAGGTATTACTGCTCAATACATTAAAAGACAGGCTCTTAACGTTTTGTGCTAATGCACAAATTAGCATTTATGACATGGTAATAGAAAGCAATAGTG ATGCAGGAAGTATAGAATTAACGAGATTGCAAACTGTAGATATCAGTGGACTTTGTGTTCATCCTGCTTGTGTTGTAAGTGCCACTTTAACTACTATACGTGCAGAAACTGCTGGGAGTCATCCACATCCTGAAAGTCTTCTGTTGAACGTATCTGGGCGTCTTCTTATGGTTCAACGGGAACACTGTACTGATACTCCAGAAGTT ctATTTACGTGTAGTGCTCCAACAGTATTAGCTTCTTATGTAGAAAATGTTTGGGTACCATGGAGATCAAGAAGAGATAAACCTCATTTAACAGAAGCTCTATGGTTATTTTGCGGTGCTCATGGCATGCGTGTTTGGCTTCCATTATTCCCAAGAAATCATCAAGAAAAAACGCATACTTTTATGAGCAAGAGAATAATGTTACCTTTCCATTTACGTATTTATCCATTGGCTATATTATTTGAGGATGCCATTTTATTGGGTGCAGAAAATGACACAGTACTTTTTACTTCGGATACTAACTCCCCATTTTCGTTGCCATTCAGTCTATTAGAACTTACA AGTCAAGTCTATCTCCATCAAATATTGCGACAACTTATTCATCGCAATTTAGGATATCATGCTTGGGAAATTGCTCGTTCGTGCTCTGGACTGCCATACTTTCCACATTCATTAGAGCTTTTACTTCATGAGGTACTGGAAGAAGAAGCAACTAGTAAAGAACCAATCCCAGATGCTCAACTGCCTTCTGTGGTGGAATTCATCCGTGAATTTCCAGGAGTATGGGCTAGAGCAGTTGTACAATGCGCTAGAAAGACTGAAATAGCACTATGGCcttatttattttctgttgCTGGGCCACCTAAGAAATTATTGCAAGATTGTTTACAACGTCAACAGCTTGATACTGCTGCtagttatttaataattttacaaaacctAGAACCTTCAACCGTTAGTCGGCAACATGCTACTTTATTATTGGACGCTGCTCTGGAACAAGGAAGATGGGAGCTGTCAAAAGATCTTGTTCGCTTCCTTAGAGCGATTG atCCGAACGACGTGGAATCACCAAGAACATCTTGGGGCGGAACATCAAAATTAGGCGGACCTCCTCAAACTCCACCACTTTCACCTCATGAAGATGACTTATCTTTAGTATTAGGAACTATGCAAGTTTCAAGAAGTCGAAGTTACAGTACTACTGTAACGCCTAAAGTACAATCTGATTCAGTAGCCAAAGATATAGCTCCTTCTTCAATGCTTGAAAAGACTAGAAACGTCGTTATGAGACGCAAAAAGTCTGTACCTACAAGCACTCCTAAAACTGAAAAGGCTGATAGCAA aGAAGGTTCAGCCgaagaatttttcattgaCGTAATCCTACAACGTCATGCCCGCCGATTACTTTCAGCAAAGCGGCTTGCAGATTTAGGCAGATTTGCTGCACGATTAGATTTTCATTTAGTTACATGGTTTGCCAGAGAACGCGATAGAGCAGCGAAAATAGATgattacgttgtaacattaAAAGCAGTGCATGAAGATTTTTCATTTGCTTATCCCGTGCTATCTCTTCCAACTTTACAAAAGTTTCGAAGATCTAGCCTTACCTCTCTACGTTCTATAAGATCGGTCAGTTTAGAAAGTCCAGAAGATGAACAACCGTTAAATTCCAGTTTTGTTGTTGATTTGCCTGATAGTGGTTATACTAGTCTACCAAGTGGAAGACCACCTTACACTACATTAATATCTCCTGTTGCAAGTTTAGAAACACAATTTCCTGCTACTGAAACTAAGTTAACAGCTAACATGTTACATG ATGCTAATAGCGTTCTTAGTGATAGCAGTACTATTTGGAGAGATGATACCGAATCAATTGTTGGAACTGGAGTGGGAACAGTATGTTGGGTTTCAGCAGATCCGGTAGAACAAACGGAAGTTCATAACGCTTCACTTTGTGCACCGATAAGTCGTGCAGAAGTACAACTTAGATatcttttacaattatttttggaAGGTGGTTGCCTAGGATGGGCTGCAGTATTAGCAACTGTTTTACGTGATGCACCTGCTATGGCTAGAACTATCAGAGCAGCACATGCTCCTATGCAAACATTTGattctgtaattaatttaagaGACGGTCTTCTTACATTAACGAAATGGTCTCATTCTGAATG TTTAGGATATAAACCTTTCATGTCAGGTATCCAAGGTCAGATTTCTTTGCTAAACAGACTAATTGTAACAAAACAACAGCAAGAACAAGAGCAAATACCAGAGAGTCCTTCTCCTAGTCCAGCTCCCTCAGCAAGTAGTAATCAACGAGGAACTTTATCTCGATCTCGCCATTCATCTATTAGTCATACTTCAGCAACTGCTCCGTTAGATGAAGACCGATCACATGAATTATCGCTAAAAGTGGAAGATGTAAATTTTCGAGGTAGTTATAGTAATCTCAATAATATGGAAAATGCTACTTCACAATCTACATGTGTGATCTCCTAA
- the LOC139998016 gene encoding uncharacterized protein isoform X1, translating to MSRVTTLLLLICINAGLSYGMECTFGNKNFISRAINSCPGLLDPAEKSYCCYDISSERIYCCDVMEFTLQSSWLALVVIILLAVAFTTIVFCISCLCCSCCPWYRRRHRGTVYGKVQVPSMVHVIQSPTIIPQPTPHYINTAYPTNSAGISQPPIYSEVIYEKQAPYNPNYMSSTQQ from the exons ATGTCGCGTGTTACTACTTTATTGCTGCTTATTTGCATCAACGCGGGGTTATCTTATG gAATGGAGTGCACGTTCGGGAACAAAAACTTCATATCACGAGCAATCAATTCATGTCCAGGATTGCTTGATCCTGCGGAAAAATCTTATTGTTGCTATGATATTTCTAGTGAAAGAATTTATTGCTGTGATGTCATGGAATTTACTTTGCAATCGTCATG GTTAGCGCTGGTAGTGATTATCCTATTAGCCGTTGCGTTTACAACAATAGTATTCTGCATATCATGTCTATGCTGTAGTTGCTGTCCATGGTATCGCAGACGTCATCGAGGAACAGTTTATGGAA AAGTACAGGTACCTAGTATGGTACATGTAATTCAATCACCCACGATTATTCCACAACCAACTCCACACTATATAAACACTGCGTATCCTACGAATTCAGCAG GAATATCACAACCACCGATTTATTCTGAagttatttatgaaaaacaaGCACCTTATAATCCAAATTATATGTCTTCAACGCAACAGTAA
- the LOC139998016 gene encoding uncharacterized protein isoform X2, whose translation MSRVTTLLLLICINAGLSYGMECTFGNKNFISRAINSCPGLLDPAEKSYCCYDISSERIYCCDVMEFTLQSSWLALVVIILLAVAFTTIVFCISCLCCSCCPWYRRRHRGTVYGIQVPSMVHVIQSPTIIPQPTPHYINTAYPTNSAGISQPPIYSEVIYEKQAPYNPNYMSSTQQ comes from the exons ATGTCGCGTGTTACTACTTTATTGCTGCTTATTTGCATCAACGCGGGGTTATCTTATG gAATGGAGTGCACGTTCGGGAACAAAAACTTCATATCACGAGCAATCAATTCATGTCCAGGATTGCTTGATCCTGCGGAAAAATCTTATTGTTGCTATGATATTTCTAGTGAAAGAATTTATTGCTGTGATGTCATGGAATTTACTTTGCAATCGTCATG GTTAGCGCTGGTAGTGATTATCCTATTAGCCGTTGCGTTTACAACAATAGTATTCTGCATATCATGTCTATGCTGTAGTTGCTGTCCATGGTATCGCAGACGTCATCGAGGAACAGTTTATGGAA TACAGGTACCTAGTATGGTACATGTAATTCAATCACCCACGATTATTCCACAACCAACTCCACACTATATAAACACTGCGTATCCTACGAATTCAGCAG GAATATCACAACCACCGATTTATTCTGAagttatttatgaaaaacaaGCACCTTATAATCCAAATTATATGTCTTCAACGCAACAGTAA